The Pseudomonas triclosanedens genome has a window encoding:
- a CDS encoding EAL domain-containing response regulator: protein MRPQRILIVEDQPFQREYLLNLFRELGAQELRAAEDGSDALRCLEQERFDLVVSDLMMPGLDGVQLIQRLAALESPPLLAIMSSAPRQLMGSACMVARAHGIAVLEQIAKPARAPTIRRLLDKLATRLERSERRARQPLPAPTGEELERALRRGELRAWFQPKSSLIDGRIVAAEALVRWEHPQLGVLRPPDFMAELTSAGLDETLLWCMLAQAIDAQAEWARQGFRLTVAVNLPTHLLDDRGLPDRLAAFVAEAGAVPAHIVFELLECSRTVSPANYYAGTCRLRMKGFGLAQDDFGQGYSSLYNLVSTPFTELKIDRMLVHGCVDDEGLAAALESIVKLGRQLGLEVIAEGVEHPDELALLRRLRCDCAQGHLISEPVPPPVFTRLLCQERPAVAH from the coding sequence ATGCGGCCCCAGCGAATCCTGATCGTCGAAGACCAGCCGTTCCAGCGCGAATACCTGCTCAACCTGTTCCGCGAGCTGGGAGCGCAGGAGCTGCGCGCCGCCGAAGATGGTAGCGACGCCCTGCGTTGCCTGGAGCAAGAACGCTTCGATCTGGTGGTCAGCGACCTGATGATGCCCGGCCTGGACGGCGTGCAGTTGATCCAGCGGCTCGCCGCGCTGGAAAGCCCGCCGCTGCTGGCGATCATGAGTTCCGCCCCGCGCCAGTTGATGGGCAGCGCCTGCATGGTCGCGCGAGCCCACGGCATCGCCGTGCTGGAACAGATCGCCAAGCCCGCCCGGGCGCCGACCATCCGCCGCCTGCTCGACAAGCTCGCCACGCGCCTGGAGCGTTCCGAGCGCCGTGCCCGGCAGCCGCTGCCGGCACCAACCGGCGAGGAGCTGGAGCGCGCCCTGCGCCGGGGCGAGCTGCGTGCCTGGTTCCAGCCGAAGTCGTCGCTTATCGATGGCCGCATTGTCGCTGCCGAAGCGCTGGTGCGCTGGGAGCACCCGCAACTGGGCGTACTGCGCCCGCCGGACTTCATGGCCGAGCTCACCAGTGCCGGGCTGGACGAAACATTGCTATGGTGCATGCTGGCGCAGGCGATCGATGCCCAGGCCGAGTGGGCGCGGCAGGGCTTTCGCCTGACGGTCGCGGTGAACCTGCCCACCCACCTGCTGGACGATCGCGGGCTGCCGGATCGGCTGGCGGCATTCGTCGCCGAAGCCGGTGCGGTACCCGCGCATATCGTCTTCGAGTTGCTCGAATGCAGCCGCACTGTCTCCCCGGCCAACTACTACGCCGGCACCTGCCGCCTGCGCATGAAGGGTTTCGGGCTTGCCCAGGACGATTTCGGTCAGGGCTACAGCTCGCTGTACAACCTGGTTTCCACGCCCTTCACCGAACTGAAGATCGACCGCATGCTGGTCCACGGCTGTGTGGATGACGAAGGGCTCGCGGCCGCGCTGGAGAGTATCGTCAAGCTTGGCCGGCAACTGGGCCTGGAAGTGATCGCCGAAGGCGTGGAGCACCCGGACGAGCTGGCCCTGCTGCGGCGCCTGCGTTGCGACTGCGCGCAGGGCCACCTGATTTCGGAACCTGTGCCGCCGCCGGTCTTCACCCGCCTGCTGTGTCAGGAGAGGCCAGCCGTTGCGCATTGA
- a CDS encoding ATP-binding protein, with protein sequence MKLKQFLRPQDSYFSTPKAARKLLWILAWVSMVCLVCALSLFLGAAFNNEVSQLRRQMNAAMFDAQDYLYQRESLLEHISRGVTFEQRGPLVQWRQLSAPVAPHEHIYVTLGDPARQWSLSLSGRDMSEMEQKRLNLIYISPGAEPQVTRLYGSPALNAVVPTQVLEALAAPGTQKEEQQVRWLAEPSDPQSRQYLFTRVASEEDAGWLGLEMFGADIGSAFNVPEAGSFLLMDRLHRALLGTSVTPLLGQQFSGLWEHDTFSFSGPGLIPQHLALLKHLGSSDWSLIYYFDLASLLLPLWPKLAASLVLLMTGAFSVWGLSRRIDRRLIIPAQRRLEALVESERFSRTMIQTAPVALCVVRRNDAAVVLENRLAQQWLGGGEARRQWVCGWLERAFECGSDGGSDEIDTVTGKHLYLCFTPTRYKGAEVLCCAFSDISARKQTEQALAEAKRLSDAANEAKTLFLATMSHEIRTPLYGVLGTLELLGRTALDHQQSGYLRAIQRSSATLLQLISDVLDVSKIEVGQLGLELVEFSPVELTLDAVDSYAAAARAKGLQVYAICDPQMPERVLGDSSRIQQILNNLLSNAVKFTDSGRIVIRVRADVLEGRQLLVHWQVTDTGIGIPADMQDHLFDPFFQVTGHARVAGGTGLGLSICKRLADLMHGQLRVVSDVGLGSSFSLSLPLQRVDAPPGNEPRLCASLVWVHAPSRELAESLCGWINRWGARAQVVQVDQPFEQDTGSVLLDVRFNPNERTPLPAWQGCRVVVSDVGGEQPRQQDCDWHVGRYNLSGIYRAIALAQGCNSADSARQADSPSDGALGLRVLLVEDNPINQLILRDQLETLGCSVELAADGKQALGRWQDGAFDAVLTDVNMPNMNGYELTRALRQRGCRVPIVGATANAMHEENERCLAAGMDRCLLKPVDLRTLRQCLTTLPTEAHACGPSES encoded by the coding sequence ATGAAACTCAAGCAGTTCCTCCGTCCCCAGGACTCATACTTTTCCACTCCCAAGGCTGCACGCAAGTTGTTGTGGATATTGGCCTGGGTATCGATGGTCTGCCTGGTCTGCGCGCTCAGCCTGTTCCTTGGCGCGGCGTTCAACAATGAAGTGTCGCAACTGCGCCGGCAGATGAATGCCGCCATGTTCGACGCCCAGGATTACCTCTACCAGCGCGAGTCGTTGCTGGAGCACATCAGCCGTGGCGTCACCTTCGAACAGCGCGGGCCGCTGGTGCAGTGGCGCCAGCTCAGCGCACCGGTGGCGCCCCATGAGCACATCTACGTGACGCTCGGCGATCCGGCGCGGCAGTGGAGCCTGTCGCTGTCCGGCCGCGACATGAGCGAGATGGAGCAGAAGCGCCTCAACCTGATCTACATCTCGCCGGGGGCCGAGCCGCAGGTCACGCGGCTGTACGGTTCGCCGGCACTCAACGCGGTGGTGCCGACGCAGGTGCTCGAAGCCCTGGCCGCTCCCGGAACGCAGAAGGAGGAACAACAGGTGCGTTGGCTCGCCGAGCCGTCGGACCCGCAGTCGCGCCAGTACCTGTTCACCCGCGTGGCCAGCGAGGAAGACGCCGGCTGGCTGGGCCTGGAGATGTTCGGCGCCGATATTGGCTCCGCCTTCAATGTGCCCGAGGCCGGCAGCTTCCTGTTGATGGATCGCCTGCACCGGGCCCTGCTCGGTACCTCCGTCACGCCCTTGCTGGGCCAGCAGTTCAGCGGGTTGTGGGAGCACGATACCTTCTCCTTCAGCGGCCCGGGCCTGATTCCCCAGCACCTGGCGCTGCTCAAGCACCTGGGCAGCTCCGACTGGTCGCTGATCTACTACTTCGACCTGGCCTCCCTGCTGCTTCCGCTCTGGCCCAAGCTGGCGGCCTCGCTGGTGCTGCTGATGACCGGCGCGTTCAGCGTGTGGGGCCTGAGCCGGCGTATCGACCGCCGCCTGATCATCCCCGCGCAGCGGCGCCTGGAGGCCCTGGTGGAGAGCGAGCGCTTCTCCCGCACGATGATCCAGACCGCGCCGGTCGCTCTCTGCGTGGTGCGCCGCAACGACGCCGCCGTGGTCCTGGAAAACCGCCTCGCCCAGCAATGGCTGGGAGGTGGCGAGGCGCGCCGGCAGTGGGTCTGCGGCTGGCTCGAGCGCGCCTTCGAGTGCGGTAGCGATGGCGGCTCCGACGAGATCGACACCGTCACCGGCAAGCACCTCTACCTGTGCTTCACGCCGACCCGCTACAAGGGCGCGGAAGTGCTCTGCTGCGCCTTCAGCGACATCAGTGCGCGCAAGCAGACCGAGCAGGCGCTGGCCGAAGCCAAGCGCCTGTCCGACGCCGCCAACGAAGCCAAGACACTGTTCCTTGCCACCATGAGCCATGAAATCCGCACGCCGCTGTATGGCGTGCTGGGCACCCTGGAGCTGCTTGGCCGCACAGCGCTGGACCATCAGCAGTCCGGCTACCTGCGGGCGATCCAGCGCTCGTCCGCCACGTTGCTGCAACTGATCAGCGATGTACTCGACGTCTCCAAGATCGAGGTCGGCCAACTGGGCCTGGAGCTGGTGGAGTTCTCACCCGTGGAACTGACCCTCGACGCGGTGGATTCCTACGCCGCGGCGGCCCGGGCCAAGGGGCTGCAGGTCTACGCGATCTGTGATCCGCAGATGCCCGAGCGGGTGCTGGGCGACTCTTCCCGCATCCAGCAGATACTCAACAACCTGTTGAGCAACGCAGTGAAGTTCACCGACAGCGGCCGCATCGTCATACGTGTGCGCGCCGACGTGCTGGAGGGACGCCAGTTGCTGGTGCACTGGCAGGTCACCGATACCGGCATCGGCATCCCCGCCGACATGCAGGACCACCTCTTCGACCCGTTCTTCCAGGTCACCGGCCACGCCCGCGTAGCCGGTGGCACCGGCCTCGGGCTGTCCATCTGCAAGCGCCTGGCCGACCTCATGCACGGCCAGTTGCGGGTCGTCAGCGATGTCGGCCTGGGCAGCAGCTTTTCCCTCAGCCTGCCGCTGCAGCGGGTAGACGCGCCGCCCGGCAACGAACCGCGCCTGTGTGCCTCGCTGGTTTGGGTGCATGCGCCCAGCCGCGAGCTGGCCGAGAGCCTGTGCGGCTGGATCAACCGTTGGGGCGCTCGGGCCCAGGTGGTGCAGGTGGACCAGCCGTTCGAGCAAGACACCGGCTCGGTGCTGTTGGATGTGCGTTTCAACCCGAACGAGCGTACGCCGCTGCCGGCCTGGCAAGGCTGCCGCGTTGTGGTCTCCGATGTCGGCGGCGAGCAGCCGCGCCAGCAAGACTGCGACTGGCACGTCGGCCGCTACAACCTCTCCGGCATCTACCGCGCCATCGCTCTGGCGCAGGGCTGCAACTCCGCCGACTCCGCCCGCCAGGCCGATTCCCCGAGCGATGGTGCGCTCGGCCTGCGAGTGCTGCTGGTGGAGGACAACCCGATCAACCAACTGATCCTGCGCGACCAACTGGAAACCCTCGGCTGCAGCGTGGAACTCGCCGCCGATGGCAAGCAGGCCCTGGGCCGCTGGCAGGACGGCGCGTTCGACGCGGTGCTCACCGACGTCAACATGCCCAACATGAACGGCTACGAGCTGACCCGCGCACTGCGCCAACGGGGGTGCCGGGTGCCCATCGTCGGCGCCACCGCCAACGCCATGCACGAGGAAAACGAGCGCTGCCTGGCGGCGGGCATGGACCGTTGCCTGCTCAAGCCCGTGGACCTGCGAACCCTGCGTCAGTGCCTCACCACCCTGCCCACGGAGGCACACGCATGCGGCCCCAGCGAATCCTGA
- the recD gene encoding exodeoxyribonuclease V subunit alpha encodes MNAPPTDASQMLDLLGRWAERGWLRELDRAFAVFLVERAADAHPLLVLAAALASHQLGRGHVCLDLEATLADSRFALSLPPEGDTAKDAPELPGVLLDGMQLAAWQAALNDPRLVGEGAGDTPLVRVGKRLYLRRYWQYECEVRAGIDQRLRQGEALRASLPVAQLRQALDALFPKRADAPADWQKLACALVAGNAFGIVTGGPGTGKTTTVVKLLALLQSLALGEGGRPLRIRLAAPTGKAAARLNESISGAVQGLKLDALPDGEAARAAIPTDVTTLHRLLGSRPDSRQFRHHAGNPLALELLVVDEASMVDLEMMAALLAALPPRARLILLGDKDQLASVEAGAVLGELCSRARDGHYRPASRDWLEAVTGEHIDPALLDDQGSDLDQAVAMLRHSHRFSADSGIGQLAEAVNAGDIAALRNVWKARHEDLARITVDARDTRSLRDLVVDGGRGGDLFGPAGYRHYLSVLASNRPESDAGQAALDAWAREVLQAHGQFQLLCALRRGPWGVEGLNELIAELLHREGLIPGVHGWFLGRPVLVTRNDYGLGLMNGDIGIALALPQADEDGGVRWVPRVAFPAGDGGDEIRWILPSRLQAVETVFAMTVHKSQGSEFTHAALLLPDSLNPILTRELVYTGITRARSWFTLASAGRGWHVLEQATERRVQRASGLLEG; translated from the coding sequence ATGAATGCGCCGCCCACCGACGCCTCCCAGATGCTCGACCTGCTTGGCCGCTGGGCCGAACGTGGCTGGCTGCGCGAACTGGACCGCGCCTTCGCCGTCTTCCTGGTGGAACGCGCGGCGGATGCGCATCCGCTGCTGGTTCTTGCAGCCGCGCTGGCCAGCCACCAGCTAGGCCGCGGCCATGTCTGCCTCGACCTCGAAGCCACCCTGGCCGACAGCCGTTTCGCACTGTCGCTGCCGCCAGAGGGCGACACCGCCAAGGACGCTCCCGAGCTGCCCGGTGTGCTGCTCGACGGTATGCAACTGGCAGCCTGGCAGGCTGCGCTGAACGACCCCCGGCTGGTCGGCGAAGGCGCCGGCGACACCCCGCTGGTACGGGTCGGCAAGCGCCTGTACCTGCGCCGCTACTGGCAGTACGAATGCGAAGTGCGCGCCGGCATCGATCAGCGCCTGCGCCAGGGCGAAGCGTTGCGAGCCTCACTGCCTGTCGCGCAGTTGCGCCAGGCGCTGGATGCGCTCTTCCCGAAACGGGCCGATGCTCCGGCCGACTGGCAGAAGCTCGCCTGCGCGCTGGTCGCCGGCAACGCCTTCGGCATCGTCACCGGCGGCCCCGGCACCGGCAAGACCACCACCGTGGTCAAGCTGCTGGCGCTGTTGCAGAGCCTGGCGCTGGGGGAGGGCGGCCGACCGCTGCGCATCCGCCTGGCCGCGCCCACCGGCAAGGCGGCGGCGCGCCTCAATGAATCGATTTCCGGCGCGGTGCAAGGGCTGAAACTGGACGCGCTGCCCGATGGCGAAGCGGCCCGGGCGGCGATTCCCACCGACGTCACCACGCTGCACCGCCTGCTCGGCAGCCGCCCGGACAGCCGCCAGTTCCGCCACCATGCCGGCAACCCGCTGGCGCTGGAGCTGCTGGTGGTGGACGAAGCCTCGATGGTCGACCTGGAAATGATGGCGGCATTGCTCGCCGCGCTGCCGCCCCGCGCACGGCTGATCCTGCTCGGCGACAAGGACCAGCTCGCCTCGGTGGAAGCCGGTGCGGTGCTGGGCGAGCTGTGCAGCCGCGCCCGCGACGGCCACTACCGTCCGGCCAGCCGCGATTGGCTGGAGGCCGTGACCGGCGAGCACATCGACCCGGCGCTGCTCGACGATCAGGGCAGCGACCTCGACCAGGCCGTGGCCATGTTGCGCCACAGCCACCGTTTCAGCGCCGACAGCGGCATCGGCCAGTTGGCCGAGGCGGTGAACGCAGGGGACATTGCGGCGTTGCGCAACGTCTGGAAGGCCCGTCACGAAGACCTGGCGCGCATCACCGTGGACGCCCGGGACACCCGCAGCCTGCGCGACCTGGTGGTGGATGGCGGACGCGGCGGCGACCTGTTCGGGCCGGCCGGTTATCGCCATTACCTGAGCGTGCTGGCGAGCAACCGGCCGGAGAGTGATGCCGGCCAGGCCGCGTTGGACGCCTGGGCGCGGGAAGTGCTGCAAGCCCACGGGCAATTCCAGTTGCTCTGCGCGCTGCGTCGCGGGCCCTGGGGCGTGGAAGGCTTGAACGAGCTTATCGCCGAACTGCTGCATCGTGAAGGACTGATCCCCGGTGTGCACGGCTGGTTCCTTGGCCGCCCTGTGCTGGTCACGCGCAACGACTACGGGCTGGGCCTGATGAACGGCGACATCGGCATCGCCCTGGCGCTGCCCCAGGCCGACGAAGACGGCGGTGTGCGCTGGGTGCCGCGAGTGGCGTTCCCGGCGGGCGATGGCGGCGACGAGATACGCTGGATCCTGCCCAGCCGCCTGCAAGCCGTGGAAACGGTGTTCGCCATGACCGTGCACAAATCCCAAGGCTCGGAGTTCACCCATGCGGCCCTGCTGCTGCCCGACAGCCTCAACCCCATCCTTACCCGCGAGCTGGTCTACACCGGCATCACCCGCGCCCGTAGCTGGTTCACCCTGGCCAGCGCCGGGCGTGGCTGGCACGTGCTGGAGCAGGCCACCGAGCGTCGGGTACAGCGGGCGAGCGGGTTGCTGGAGGGGTGA